A window from Eretmochelys imbricata isolate rEreImb1 chromosome 23, rEreImb1.hap1, whole genome shotgun sequence encodes these proteins:
- the LOC144278955 gene encoding histone H3 has translation MARTKQTARKSTGGKAPRKQLATKAARKSAPATGGVKKPHRYRPGTVALREIRRYQKSTELLIRKLPFQRLVREIAQDFKTDLRFQSSAVMALQEASEAYLVGLFEDTNLCAIHAKRVTIMPKDIQLARRIRGERA, from the coding sequence ATGGCCCGTACCAAGCAGACGGCTCGTAAATCCACCGGTGGCAAAGCGCCCCGCAAGCAGCTCGCCACTAAAGCTGCCCGGAAAAGCGCCCCCGCCACGGGCGGGGTGAAGAAGCCCCATCGCTACCGCCCCGGCACCGTGGCCCTGCGGGAAATCCGCCGCTACCAGAAATCCACCGAGCTGCTGATCCGCAAGCTgcccttccagcgcctggtgcgGGAGATCGCCCAGGACTTCAAGACGGACCTGCGCTTCCAGAGCTCGGCCGTCATGGCCTTGCAGGAGGCGAGCGAGGCTTATCTGGTGGGGCTCTTCGAGGACACCAACCTGTGCGCCATCCACGCCAAGCGAGTCACCATCATGCCCAAGGACATCCAGCTGGCGCGCCGCATCCGCGGGGAGAGAGCCTAG
- the LOC144279202 gene encoding histone H2A.J-like gives MSGRGKQGGKVRAKAKSRSSRAGLQFPVGRVHRLLRKGNYAERVGAGAPVYLAAVMEYLTAEILELAGNAARDNKKTRIIPRHLQLAVRNDEELNKLLGGVTIAQGGVLPNIQAVLLPKKTESHKAKGK, from the coding sequence ATGTCTGGCCGCGGAAAGCAAGGAGGGAAGGTGCGGGCCAAGGCCAAGTCTCGCTCTTCTCGTGCGGGGCTGCAGTTCCCGGTCGGGCGGGTGCACCGGCTGCTGCGTAAGGGAAACTACGCGGAGcgggtgggagccggcgcccccgtGTACCTGGCCGCGGTGATGGAGTATCTGACCGCTGAGATCTTGGAGCTGGCTGGCAACGCCGCCCGCGACAACAAGAAAACCCGCATCATTCCCCGCCACTTGCAGCTGGCCGTGCGCAACGACGAGGAGCTGAACAAGCTGCTGGGGGGAGTCACCATCGCCCAGGGCGGGGTCCTGCCCAACATCCAGGCGGTGCTGCTGCCCAAGAAAACCGAGAGCCACAAAGCCAAGGGCAAGTGA
- the LOC144279192 gene encoding histone H4, translating into MSGRGKGGKGLGKGGAKRHRKVLRDNIQGITKPAIRRLARRGGVKRISGLIYEETRGVLKVFLENVIRDAVTYTEHAKRKTVTAMDVVYALKRQGRTLYGFGG; encoded by the coding sequence ATGTCTGGTCGGGGTAAGGGTGGAAAGGGCCTGGGTAAGGGAGGTGCTAAGAGGCACCGTAAGGTCTTAAGAGACAATATCCAGGGTATTACTAAACCAGCGATCCGCCGCCTGGCTCGCCGCGGCGGGGTGAAGCGCATCTCGGGGCTGATCTACGAAGAGACCCGCGGGGTGCTGAAGGTTTTCCTGGAGAACGTGATCCGCGACGCGGTGACTTACACCGAGCACGCCAAGCGGAAGACGGTAACGGCCATGGATGTGGTGTATGCTCTAAAGCGTCAAGGGCGCACCCTGTACGGGTTCGGGGGTTAA
- the LOC144279117 gene encoding histone H2B 8 has protein sequence MPEPAKSAPAPKKGSKKAVTKTQKKGDKKRRKTRKESYSIYVYKVLKQVHPDTGISSKAMGIMNSFVNDIFERIAGEASRLAHYNKRSTITSREIQTAVRLLLPGELAKHAVSEGTKAVTKYTSSK, from the coding sequence ATGCCTGAGCCGGCGAAATCTGCTCCCGCGCCCAAGAAGGGCTCCAAGAAAGCGGTGACCAAGACCCAGAAAAAAGGGGACAAGAAGCGCCGCAAGACCAGGAAGGAGAGTTACTCCATCTATGTTTACAAGGTGCTGAAGCAGGTTCACCCCGACACCGGCATCTCCTCCAAGGCCATGGGCATCATGAATTCCTTCGTCAACGACATCTTCGAGCGCATTGCTGGGGAGGCGTCCCGCCTGGCGCATTATAACAAGCGCTCCACCATCACCTCCCGGGAGATCCAGACCGCCGTACGCCTGCTGCTGCCCGGGGAGCTGGCCAAACACGCCGTGTCTGAGGGCACCAAGGCTGTGACCAAGTACACCAGCTCCAAGTAA
- the LOC144278807 gene encoding histone H2B 8 — translation MPEPAKSAPAPKKGSKKAVTKTQKKGDKKRRKTRKESYSIYVYKVLKQVHPDTGISSKAMGIMNSFVNDIFERIAGEASRLAHYNKRSTITSREIQTAVRLLLPGELAKHAVSEGTKAVTKYTSSK, via the coding sequence ATGCCTGAGCCGGCGAAATCTGCTCCCGCGCCCAAGAAGGGCTCCAAGAAAGCGGTGACCAAGACCCAGAAAAAAGGGGATAAGAAGCGTCGCAAGACCAGGAAGGAGAGTTACTCCATCTATGTCTACAAGGTGCTGAAGCAGGTTCACCCCGACACCGGCATCTCCTCTAAGGCCATGGGCATCATGAATTCTTTCGTCAATGACATCTTCGAGCGCATTGCTGGGGAGGCGTCCCGCCTGGCGCATTATAACAAGCGCTCCACCATCACCTCCCGGGAGATCCAGACCGCCGTACGCCTGCTGTTGCCCGGGGAGCTGGCCAAACACGCCGTGTCTGAGGGCACCAAGGCTGTGACCAAGTACACCAGCTCCAAGTAA
- the LOC144278824 gene encoding histone H2A.J-like: MSGRGKQGGKVRAKAKSRSSRAGLQFPVGRVHRLLRKGNYAERVGAGAPVYMAAVLEYLTAEILELAGNAARDNKKTRIIPRHLQLAIRNDEELNKLLGKVTIAQGGVLPNIQAVLLPKKTESHKAKGK; the protein is encoded by the coding sequence ATGTCTGGCCGTGGAAAGCAAGGTGGGAAAGTGCGAGCGAAGGCTAAGTCTCGCTCATCTCGTGCGGGGCTGCAGTTTCCTGTAGGCCGTGTTCACCGGCTGCTGCGTAAGGGGAACTATGCGGAGCGAGTGGGTGCTGGCGCCCCCGTTTACATGGCTGCGGTGCTGGAGTATCTGACTGCTGAAATCTTGGAGCTGGCTGGCAACGCCGCCCGCGACAACAAGAAAACCCGCATCATTCCCCGCCACTTGCAGCTGGCTATCCGCAACGATGAGGAGCTGAACAAGCTGCTGGGCAAAGTCACCATCGCCCAGGGTGGGGTCCTGCCCAACATCCAGGCGGTGCTGCTGCCCAAGAAAACCGAGAGCCATAAGGCTAAGGGCAAGTGA